One genomic segment of Bombina bombina isolate aBomBom1 chromosome 4, aBomBom1.pri, whole genome shotgun sequence includes these proteins:
- the LOC128657928 gene encoding E3 ubiquitin/ISG15 ligase TRIM25-like, producing the protein MAPAVLREELTCPICLSIFKDPVLLRCGHNFCLGCIEKLLRIQDILSVYICPLCRKRFTNRPALQRNLKLCNIVGVVFPTHQGTHSGVFCTYCILSPVPTTKSCLHCEASLCDAHLRVHSKSEEHVLTEPTTSWEQESHRADFCSAEKGDNEERDDKQVPAGEDLGEGLISVTLYRGLADIVTDIKKRLYVQVTSDILLDVNTAPNTVNVSGDLKTASWTELNQDWAESSQRFTDNVPQVLSTRSFSSGQHYWEVATSEEGEWGLAVCYPSIERQGDASELGKNNKSWALYGNENKCTVVHNTIISPLSHCLSCDRVGILLDYEGGRLSFYELCDPIKHLQTFTATFTEPLHAAFWVGLHARVSIMT; encoded by the exons ATGGCGCCTGCTGTCCTGAGAGAGGAGCTAACCTGCCCCATCTGCCTGAGCATTTTTAAAGATCCTGTACTACTGAGATGTGGCCATAACTTCTGCCTGGGCTGTATTGAGAAATTACTGCGTATCCAGGATATATTAAGTGTTTATATCTGTCCTCTGTGCAGGAAACGGTTTACTAACAGACCTGCACTGCAGAGGAACCTGAAGTTATGTAACATAGTAGGAGTTGTATTCCCTACTCATCAAGGGACACATTCTGGGGTTTTCTGCACTTACTGTATTCTCTCTCCTGTACCTACTACTAAATCCTGTCTGCATTGTGAGGCTTCTCTGTGTGATGCCCACCTGAGGGTACACAGCAAGTCTGAGGAACATGTATTAACTGAGCCcaccacttcctggg aacaggaatcacacagagctGACTTTTGTAGTGCTGAGAAGGGAGATAATGAGGAGAGAGATGATAAACAGGTCCCTGCTGGAGAGGATTTGGGTGAGGGTTTGATCTCTGTAACCTTATACAGAGGTTTAGCTGATATTGTGACTGATATAAAAAAAAGACTCTATGTACAGGTGACATCAGATATATTACTGGATGTAAACACAGCTCCTAATACTGTAAATGTATCTGGTGACTTAAAAACTGCATCCTGGACAGAATTAAACCAGGATTGGGCAGAATCATCACAAAGATTTACAGATAATGTTCCTCAGGTATTAAGCACCAGGAGCTTTTCCTCAGGACAACATTACTGGGAAGTGGCAACTAGTGAGGAAGGGGAATGGGGTTTGGCAGTTTGTTATCCCAGTATAGAAAGACAGGGAGATGCGTCTGAGCTAGGAAAGAATAACAAGTCCTGGGCATTGTATGGTAATGAGAACAAATGTACAGTTGTACATAACACAATAATCTCCCCATTATCTCACTGTCTATCCTGTGACAGAGTAGGAATACTGCTGGACTATGAGGGTGGGCGTCTGTCCTTTTATGAGCTGTGTGACCCAATCAAACACTTACAAACCTTCACTGCTACCTTCACTGAGCCTCTTCATGCTGCATTTTGGGTAGGATTACATGCCAGGGTGAGCATCATGACCTAG